Proteins from one Juglans microcarpa x Juglans regia isolate MS1-56 chromosome 1S, Jm3101_v1.0, whole genome shotgun sequence genomic window:
- the LOC121247826 gene encoding uncharacterized protein LOC121247826, which yields MEDFRSKSCRDGRMQLESYYGGRAAPTSMQDLRSFSVSYAGSSAQPNEIAKEVKIKKEKSSLGSISKSWSFGDPELQRKKRVAGYKVYSVEGKMKGSLRKSFRWIKKSYTQVVDGWW from the coding sequence ATGGAGGACTTCAGATCCAAGTCATGCAGGGATGGGAGGATGCAGCTGGAGAGCTACTACGGTGGCCGGGCTGCCCCAACTAGCATGCAAGATCTAAGGTCTTTCAGTGTTAGTTATGCTGGTTCATCTGCACAGCCGAACGAGATAGCAAAGGAAGTGAAGATCAAGAAAGAGAAAAGCAGTCTTGGGTCTATTTCTAAAAGCTGGAGCTTCGGTGACCCCGAATTGCAGAGGAAGAAGAGGGTTGCTGGATACAAGGTCTATTCTGTGGAGGGCAAGATGAAAGGGTCTCTGAGGAAGAGCTTTAGGTGGATCAAGAAATCATACACCCAAGTGGTGGATGGATGGTGGTGA